In one window of Notolabrus celidotus isolate fNotCel1 chromosome 15, fNotCel1.pri, whole genome shotgun sequence DNA:
- the c15h14orf119 gene encoding uncharacterized protein C14orf119 homolog, whose translation MSWFNQVNQASLQQQQQQPTDGFTLTHNPGFRGPSEGSPSMAVQHWTGFPGTPSPEDFPSAPRGVLNPLSLEKLSCSSPSTGHVGDPEPISYVSLQEQRCVLSWYKGWTSSQRERFMQDLLGKAVPGKVCTLLDSLSTLQVKDRLPNIFECQLRLWTQWFVSWGEEERNHFLHLLEEWDPVFVAHFYRCVAGTAGRD comes from the exons ATGTCGTGGTTCAATCAGGTCAATCAGGCCTCGcttcagcagcaacaacagcaacccACTGACGGGTTCACACTGACTCATAACCCCGGATTCAGGGGTCCATCGGAGGGATCACCGTCCATGGCTGTACAACACTGGACAGGCTTCCCCGGCACCCCCAGCCCGGAGGACTTTCCATCAGCTCCACGGGGTGTACTGAACCCTCTGAGTCTCGAGAAGCTGTCCTGTTCTTCTCCCAGTACAGGTCACGTAGGAGACCCGGAGCCTATCTCTTATGTGAGCCTCCAGGAGCAGCGGTGCGTCCTGAGCTGGTACAAGGGCTGGACCTCCAGTCAGAGGGAGCGGTTCATGCAGGATCTTCTGGGGAAAGCTGTGCCTGGGAAAGTGTGCACCCTCCTAGATTCACTCAGTACTCTTCAG GTAAAAGACAGACTACCAAACATCTTTGAATGCCAGCTGCGCCTGTGGACCCAGTGGTTTGTGTCTTggggggaagaggagaggaaccaTTTCCTTCACTTGCTGGAGGAGTGGGACCCAGTTTTTGTTGCTCACTTTTACAGATGTGTAGCTGGCACAGCAGGAAGAGACTGA
- the LOC117827127 gene encoding uncharacterized protein LOC117827127, with protein MHPSIIEGDQGLEYTSVSPSHFGCPLCPSFTTRSARVIKRHLEAHVTNAVHFMEMMICRCNLHCRDGSHFHCPLCLTTIIRKDSITTHLKECQNKSEVSVPPSQPPSPEAYPPADFTTSIVAAVKTDHSYIETSPKTPAPAPDEPDVGQSPPATASEEPIASEPIASEEPIAPTHIKCPYCPVVLFKRNLVIHVQRKHDKEKDITGQSHLQSTLVDHHNEPVGISCAGRKRGHWGNQSKGSRCAGAGHTPQGTGGQVRYSQANTT; from the exons ATGCATCCGTCGATTATTGAAGGAGACCAGGGGTTGGAGTACACAAGTGTGTCACCATCCCACTTTGGCTGTCCCCTCTGCCCCAGCTTCACCACACGGAGTGCAAGAGTCATCAAGAGGCACCTGGAAGCTCATGTTACAAATGCAGTGCATTTCATGG AAATGATGATCTGCAGATGCAATCTCCACTGCAGAGATGGAAGCCATTTTCACTGCCCATTGTGTTTAACCACAATCATCCGCAAAGACTCCATAACAACACACCTCAAGGAGTGCCAAAATAAGTCTGAAGTATCGGTTCCACCCTCTCAACCGCCCTCACCAGAGGCCTACCCTCCTGCGGATTTTACAACATCTATTGTGGCAGCTGTGAAAACGGACCACTCCTACATTGAAACGTCCCCGAAGACCCCTGCACCTGCTCCAGATGAGCCAGATGTGGGTCAGTCACCGCCGGCTACTGCTTCAGAGGAGCCCATTGCTTCAGAGCCCATTGCTTCAGAGGAGCCCATTGCCCCAACCCACATTAAGTGCCCGTACTGCCCAGTTGTCCTCTTTAAGAGGAATTTGGTTATACATGTTCAACGAAAACatgataaagaaaaagacatcACGGGACAGTCACACTTGCAAAGCACATTGGTTGACCATCATAATGAACCTGTGGGGATcagctgtgcaggaaggaagaggggtcactgggggaatcagtcaaagggaagcaggtgtgcaggggcaggacacacaccacagggaaCTGGTGGGCAGGTGAGGTAtagtcaggctaacacaacataa